In the Streptomyces sp. BHT-5-2 genome, one interval contains:
- a CDS encoding beta-1,3-glucanase family protein — MITRRTLLGGVAAGAATAALAGRAAGTPARPATADLPLHIVNSSGAYANGSVWIYVLGNDGTRQVRVTPDGKLAPVALSDNGPDGFTDYAIPLAATGTTTLRLPPMSGRIYTSLGAKLRIKAVADGNGRPALAYPAGWVAGDPNYDVLHDCVEFTHDSGGMYCNTTMVDMFSVPLALRLTGAADQTTGTLKDGARARIFADVKAAEGFDRLVVGDRRVIAPGHGLDSGLFAADHLDPAIDAAWSAYAAKDLTVTTTAGTFTGRTAGDRLTFHGPATVSVARPSTRDVLFCDGALAAPNDGTLGPVAAVLGAALNRSTLATHAAQPVTDPAAFYRQPLTNHYARAMHTATRDGKAYGFAFDDVAGFASYIEDHAPRELTLTLTPF, encoded by the coding sequence ATGATCACCCGACGCACCCTGCTCGGCGGAGTCGCCGCCGGCGCCGCCACCGCGGCCCTCGCCGGCCGGGCCGCCGGCACTCCCGCCCGTCCCGCGACGGCCGACCTCCCGCTGCACATCGTCAACTCCTCCGGCGCCTACGCCAACGGCTCCGTCTGGATCTACGTACTCGGCAACGACGGCACCCGGCAGGTCCGGGTCACCCCGGACGGGAAGCTCGCCCCCGTCGCCCTCTCCGACAACGGCCCGGACGGCTTCACCGACTACGCGATACCGCTCGCCGCCACCGGCACCACCACGCTCCGGCTCCCCCCGATGTCCGGCCGGATCTACACCAGCCTGGGCGCCAAGCTCAGGATCAAGGCGGTCGCCGACGGCAACGGCAGGCCCGCGCTGGCCTACCCGGCGGGCTGGGTCGCCGGCGACCCCAACTACGACGTGCTGCACGACTGCGTCGAGTTCACCCACGACTCCGGCGGGATGTACTGCAACACCACCATGGTCGACATGTTCAGCGTCCCGCTCGCGCTGCGGCTCACCGGCGCCGCCGACCAGACCACCGGCACCCTCAAGGACGGCGCCCGCGCCCGGATCTTCGCCGACGTCAAGGCCGCCGAGGGCTTCGACCGCCTGGTCGTCGGCGACCGCCGGGTGATCGCCCCCGGCCACGGCCTGGACAGCGGCCTGTTCGCCGCCGACCACCTCGACCCCGCCATCGACGCCGCGTGGTCCGCGTACGCCGCCAAGGACCTCACCGTCACCACCACCGCCGGCACCTTCACCGGACGCACCGCCGGCGACCGGCTCACCTTCCACGGCCCGGCCACGGTCTCCGTCGCCCGGCCCAGCACCCGAGACGTCCTCTTCTGCGACGGCGCTCTGGCCGCCCCGAACGACGGCACCCTCGGCCCGGTCGCCGCCGTCCTGGGCGCCGCCCTCAACCGCTCCACCCTGGCGACCCACGCCGCCCAGCCGGTCACCGACCCGGCCGCCTTCTACCGGCAGCCGCTCACCAACCACTACGCCCGCGCGATGCACACCGCGACCAGGGACGGCAAGGCGTACGGCTTCGCCTTCGACGACGTCGCCGGCTTCGCCTCCTACATCGAGGACCACGCCCCCAGGGAACTCACCCTCACCCTGACGCCGTTCTGA
- a CDS encoding PucR family transcriptional regulator ligand-binding domain-containing protein, whose translation MGLRAGTEADVTVRRALELPALRRGLPEVLAGEDRLGRSVRWVHAGEVPHIASLLKGGELLLTTGLGVGTRPSEQRAFIRKLADRDVAALVVELGSRFDALPAALIDAARECGLPLIQLHREVPYVTVTEEIHTEIINSHYTLLRRADALLRRCTDVLLRGGGAPEVLRLLAVFTGNPLCLEAPDGSPLYAAGPEGGEGGADADPLLAWEGLRDSGVRIEVPGGGHGPDAVRARLVLLPVNGPPAPVHRLAAERAADLLAVVMLQSRQEEVLAARGRGDFLAELAEGRVSASEAPAQARLLGFRPGADAVLPVVMRLPAALPSPGGWALLAQALREELAAPGVPVLLGVRPVEGRVPLLVALRAGQDRAALADRIAEALRAGVVRAGLDRPSAHRPVVVVGTAGDWAAAGPGLRHAAEAAAAAQGLPEAPWYDARRLDIELLLWRMREHGEEGVLTDFVERAIGPLLAHDRGARQPLLPTLEAYLASAGRKAETARDLNVNRQTLYDRLARISQLLGTELDDPQTVLGLRLALRARRHTDR comes from the coding sequence ATGGGGCTACGCGCGGGGACCGAAGCCGACGTCACGGTACGCAGGGCGCTGGAACTGCCGGCGCTGCGGCGCGGCCTGCCGGAGGTGCTGGCCGGCGAGGACCGGCTGGGCCGGTCGGTGCGCTGGGTGCACGCCGGCGAGGTCCCGCACATCGCCTCGCTGCTCAAGGGCGGCGAGCTGCTGCTGACCACCGGCCTCGGAGTGGGCACCCGGCCCTCGGAGCAGCGCGCCTTCATCCGCAAGCTCGCCGACCGGGACGTCGCCGCGCTGGTCGTGGAGCTCGGCTCGCGGTTCGACGCGTTGCCCGCGGCGCTGATCGACGCGGCGCGGGAGTGCGGGCTGCCGCTGATCCAGCTGCACCGCGAGGTCCCGTACGTCACGGTCACCGAGGAGATCCACACCGAGATCATCAACAGCCACTACACCCTGCTGCGGCGGGCCGACGCGTTGCTGCGGCGCTGCACCGACGTGCTGCTCCGCGGCGGCGGCGCCCCGGAGGTGCTGCGGCTGCTCGCCGTCTTCACCGGCAATCCGCTGTGCCTGGAGGCCCCCGACGGCAGCCCGCTGTACGCGGCCGGGCCGGAGGGCGGCGAGGGCGGGGCGGACGCCGATCCGCTGCTGGCCTGGGAGGGCCTGCGGGACTCCGGCGTACGGATCGAGGTGCCCGGCGGCGGGCACGGGCCCGACGCGGTGCGCGCCCGGCTGGTGTTGCTGCCGGTGAACGGGCCGCCGGCGCCGGTGCACCGGCTCGCCGCCGAGCGGGCCGCCGACCTGCTGGCGGTGGTGATGCTCCAGTCCCGCCAGGAGGAGGTGCTGGCGGCCCGCGGGCGGGGTGACTTCCTCGCCGAACTGGCGGAGGGGCGGGTCTCGGCGTCCGAGGCACCGGCGCAGGCCCGGCTGCTGGGCTTCCGGCCGGGCGCCGACGCGGTGTTGCCGGTGGTGATGCGGCTGCCGGCCGCGCTGCCCTCGCCCGGCGGCTGGGCGCTGCTGGCGCAGGCGCTGCGCGAGGAGCTGGCCGCGCCGGGCGTGCCGGTGCTGCTCGGGGTGCGGCCCGTGGAGGGCCGGGTGCCACTGCTGGTGGCGCTGCGGGCGGGCCAGGACCGGGCGGCGCTGGCCGACCGGATCGCGGAGGCGCTGCGGGCCGGGGTCGTCCGGGCCGGTCTGGACCGGCCGTCGGCGCACCGCCCGGTGGTGGTGGTCGGCACGGCGGGCGACTGGGCGGCGGCCGGCCCCGGGCTGCGGCACGCGGCGGAGGCGGCGGCCGCGGCCCAGGGGCTGCCGGAGGCGCCCTGGTACGACGCCCGGCGCCTGGACATCGAGCTGCTGCTGTGGCGGATGCGGGAGCACGGCGAGGAGGGGGTGCTGACCGACTTCGTCGAGCGCGCCATCGGCCCGCTGCTGGCCCACGACCGGGGCGCCCGGCAGCCACTGCTGCCGACCCTGGAGGCGTATCTGGCCAGCGCCGGCCGGAAGGCCGAGACCGCCCGCGACCTGAACGTCAACCGCCAGACGCTCTACGACCGGCTGGCGCGGATCTCCCAGCTGCTGGGCACGGAACTGGACGACCCGCAGACCGTGTTGGGACTGCGGCTGGCCCTGCGGGCGCGGCGGCACACCGACCGCTAG
- a CDS encoding glycosyltransferase family 4 protein: MTSTPAPPHGLSPLRTVQVLGHGGAGSAAHVRSLAEGLVARGVRVTVCAPPEAEDAYGFAAAGARFVPLAPRMDPAGITALRAACWDADVVHAHGLRAGLRASMALRGLCRPRGGRVPLVITWHTKAHTEGARAGMVHLMERRVARAAAVVLGVCSDLVDRARERGAKDARLAPVAIPRPRPGRSGAAAADPERGRDKERAELGVVDRPLLLAVGRLDPSQGHDLLLDAAHAWCGLDPQPLLAIAGEGDRRGALQRRIDAERLPVQLLGRRDDVPELLAAADLVVLPSRWEARSLIAQEALRAGVPLVATDTGGTPELVGRAAELVRYGDTTGLARTVLDLLADPVRRDTLAAAGRAQAAGWPSENDTVAQVLSVYDELTQPPRPAP; the protein is encoded by the coding sequence GTGACCAGCACCCCGGCCCCGCCGCACGGGCTCTCGCCGCTGCGCACGGTCCAGGTGCTCGGCCACGGCGGAGCCGGCAGCGCGGCACACGTCCGCTCGCTCGCCGAGGGGCTGGTCGCCCGCGGGGTCCGGGTGACGGTGTGCGCCCCGCCGGAGGCCGAGGACGCCTACGGCTTCGCCGCGGCGGGCGCCCGGTTCGTACCGCTCGCCCCGCGGATGGACCCGGCGGGCATCACCGCGCTGCGCGCCGCCTGCTGGGACGCGGACGTGGTCCATGCCCACGGCCTGCGGGCCGGGCTGCGCGCGTCGATGGCGCTGCGCGGACTGTGCCGCCCCCGGGGCGGCCGGGTGCCCCTCGTCATCACCTGGCACACCAAGGCGCACACCGAGGGCGCCCGGGCCGGGATGGTGCACCTGATGGAGCGGCGGGTGGCCCGGGCCGCCGCGGTCGTCCTGGGCGTCTGCTCCGACCTCGTCGACCGGGCGCGCGAGCGCGGCGCCAAGGACGCCCGGCTCGCGCCGGTCGCCATCCCGCGCCCCCGGCCCGGCCGGTCCGGCGCGGCCGCCGCCGACCCCGAGCGCGGCCGCGACAAGGAGCGCGCCGAACTGGGCGTGGTGGACCGGCCGTTGCTGCTCGCGGTCGGCCGGCTCGACCCGTCCCAGGGCCACGACCTGTTGCTGGACGCGGCCCACGCCTGGTGCGGGCTCGACCCCCAGCCGCTGCTCGCGATCGCCGGCGAGGGCGACCGACGCGGTGCGCTGCAGCGCCGGATCGACGCCGAACGGCTGCCGGTCCAGCTGCTCGGCCGCCGCGACGACGTGCCCGAACTCCTCGCCGCCGCCGACCTGGTGGTGCTGCCCAGCCGCTGGGAGGCCCGCTCCCTGATCGCCCAGGAGGCGCTGCGCGCCGGCGTCCCCCTGGTGGCCACCGACACCGGCGGCACCCCCGAACTCGTCGGCCGCGCCGCCGAGTTGGTCCGCTACGGCGACACCACCGGGCTGGCACGTACGGTCCTGGACCTGCTGGCCGACCCGGTGCGCCGCGACACGCTCGCCGCGGCCGGCCGCGCCCAGGCCGCCGGCTGGCCCAGCGAGAACGACACGGTCGCCCAGGTCCTCAGCGTCTACGACGAGCTCACCCAGCCACCGCGGCCGGCCCCCTGA
- the recN gene encoding DNA repair protein RecN, whose protein sequence is MRIRSLGVIDDAVVELSPGFTAVTGETGAGKTMVVTSLGLLLGGRADPALVRLGARAAVVEGRIVLNSASPAAVRAEEAGAELDDGALLISRTVSAEGRSRAHVGGRSVPVGVLGDLADDLVAVHGQTDQQGLLRPARQRQALDRYAGDAVAVPLAKYTAAHRRLRTVATELDELTTRARERAQEADLLRFGLDEIAATEPLPGEDTELAAEAERLGHAEALASAATVAHGALAGNPEDPEGVDATTLVAGAHRALEAVRGHDQELAGLAERLGELGILMADVATELAGYADGLDADPLRLAAVEERRAALNHLTRKYGEDITAVLAWSERSAARLAELDGDDDRIAELAAEHDALRAELGELAQQLTDARTASAERFAAAVTAELGELAMPHARVSVAIHQTELSGDAAEADGIEVNGRTVAYGPAGADEVEILLAPHPGAPPRPIAKGASGGELSRVMLAVEVVFAGSDPVPTYLFDEVDAGVGGKAAVEVGRRLARLARSAQVVVVTHLPQVAAFADRQLLVEKTNDGSVTRSGVTVLEGEDRIRELSRMLAGQEDSETARAHAEELLETARTGT, encoded by the coding sequence ATGCGGATCCGGTCCCTGGGTGTCATCGACGACGCTGTCGTCGAGCTGTCCCCGGGCTTCACGGCGGTGACCGGCGAGACCGGCGCGGGCAAGACCATGGTCGTCACCAGCCTCGGCCTGCTGCTGGGCGGGCGCGCGGACCCCGCGCTGGTGCGGCTCGGTGCCAGGGCGGCGGTGGTCGAGGGCAGGATCGTCCTCAATTCCGCGTCCCCGGCGGCCGTACGGGCCGAGGAGGCCGGCGCGGAGCTGGACGACGGCGCGCTGCTGATCAGCCGCACGGTCTCCGCCGAGGGCCGCTCGCGGGCCCATGTCGGCGGCCGTTCGGTCCCGGTCGGGGTGCTCGGCGACCTCGCCGACGACCTCGTCGCGGTGCACGGCCAGACCGACCAGCAGGGCCTGCTGCGGCCGGCCCGCCAGCGCCAGGCCCTGGACCGCTACGCCGGCGACGCGGTGGCCGTCCCGCTCGCCAAGTACACCGCCGCGCACCGCCGGCTGCGCACCGTCGCCACCGAACTCGACGAGCTGACCACCCGGGCCCGGGAGCGCGCCCAGGAGGCCGATCTGCTCCGCTTCGGCCTGGACGAGATCGCCGCCACCGAACCGCTGCCCGGCGAGGACACCGAACTCGCCGCCGAGGCCGAACGGCTCGGCCACGCCGAGGCGCTGGCCTCCGCCGCGACCGTCGCGCACGGTGCGCTGGCCGGCAACCCCGAGGACCCCGAGGGCGTCGACGCCACCACCCTGGTCGCCGGCGCCCACCGCGCCCTGGAGGCGGTCCGCGGCCACGACCAGGAGCTGGCCGGACTCGCCGAACGGCTCGGCGAACTCGGCATCCTGATGGCCGACGTCGCCACCGAACTCGCCGGCTACGCCGACGGCCTGGACGCCGACCCGCTGCGGCTGGCCGCGGTGGAGGAGCGCCGCGCCGCGCTGAACCACCTCACCCGCAAGTACGGCGAGGACATCACCGCGGTGCTGGCGTGGTCCGAGCGCAGCGCCGCCCGGCTCGCCGAACTCGACGGCGACGACGACCGGATCGCCGAGCTGGCCGCCGAGCACGACGCCCTCCGCGCCGAACTGGGCGAACTCGCCCAGCAGTTGACCGACGCCCGGACCGCCTCCGCGGAGCGCTTCGCGGCCGCGGTCACCGCCGAGCTCGGCGAACTCGCCATGCCGCACGCCCGGGTGAGCGTCGCCATCCACCAGACCGAGCTCTCCGGCGACGCCGCGGAGGCCGACGGCATCGAGGTGAACGGCCGCACCGTGGCGTACGGTCCGGCCGGCGCCGACGAGGTCGAGATCCTGCTGGCCCCGCACCCGGGTGCCCCGCCCCGGCCGATCGCCAAGGGCGCCTCCGGCGGTGAGCTGTCCCGGGTGATGCTGGCCGTCGAGGTGGTCTTCGCCGGCTCGGACCCGGTGCCGACCTACCTCTTCGACGAGGTGGACGCGGGCGTCGGCGGCAAGGCGGCCGTCGAGGTCGGCCGGCGGCTGGCCCGGCTGGCCAGGTCGGCGCAGGTCGTGGTGGTCACCCACCTCCCGCAGGTCGCCGCGTTCGCCGACCGGCAGCTGCTGGTGGAGAAGACCAACGACGGCTCGGTGACCCGCAGCGGCGTCACCGTCCTGGAGGGCGAGGACCGGATCCGCGAGCTGTCCCGGATGCTGGCCGGCCAGGAGGACTCCGAGACGGCCCGCGCCCACGCCGAGGAACTGCTGGAGACCGCCCGCACGGGCACCTGA
- a CDS encoding S41 family peptidase: MSDPAAPRPSRRPRPAALAALALVTALTGCTAPAVPARAAGAPAAAPALDGVWRTDGYGTLVTIKGRTLKTYETTAVSCLPGAVTGTRAGAPGPDGTLRFTVPDSAPLTVAPAGAGRARMAFADNVGHHALRRAGALPANCGARPARDPRTVFDVFWQTFAENYPFFRAKGIDWNAMRDRYRPRITARTTDAELFAVLRAMIEPLHDAHTRVVAGPDRWFAGARPGTVLPTPAFTTRVDAAIAANLGPHTVQRHWAGGRLSYADLPGRIGYFRITQFARYTEEGDYAGDVAELDRALDAIFTRARTQGPTALRGLVLDLRLNGGGSDALGLRIASRLTDRPYLAYRKRARNDPRRPDRFTAPEPLTVRPHRGPVYTGPLAVLTGRLTISAGETFTQSLMGRSPAPTRIGENTQGVFSDVLARALPNGWSLGLPNEEFLTAGGRTFDGPGIPPAVRTPVFTEAELSARRDPALARARQLLAGGGA, encoded by the coding sequence ATGAGTGATCCCGCAGCGCCCCGCCCGTCCCGCCGCCCGCGCCCCGCGGCCCTGGCGGCCCTCGCCCTGGTGACCGCGCTCACCGGCTGCACCGCGCCGGCGGTCCCCGCCCGCGCGGCCGGGGCGCCGGCGGCCGCGCCCGCCCTGGACGGCGTCTGGCGGACCGACGGCTACGGCACCCTCGTCACGATCAAGGGCCGCACCCTGAAGACGTACGAGACCACCGCCGTCAGCTGCCTGCCGGGCGCGGTCACCGGCACCCGGGCGGGTGCCCCGGGCCCGGACGGCACGCTGCGCTTCACGGTGCCGGACTCGGCGCCGCTCACCGTCGCCCCGGCGGGCGCGGGGCGGGCCCGGATGGCCTTCGCCGACAACGTCGGGCACCACGCCCTGCGCCGGGCCGGCGCGCTGCCGGCGAACTGCGGTGCCCGGCCGGCCCGCGACCCGCGGACGGTCTTCGACGTCTTCTGGCAGACGTTTGCGGAGAACTACCCCTTCTTCCGGGCAAAGGGCATCGACTGGAACGCGATGCGGGACCGCTACCGCCCCCGGATCACCGCCCGGACCACGGACGCCGAACTCTTCGCGGTGCTGCGCGCGATGATCGAGCCGCTGCACGACGCGCACACCCGGGTCGTCGCCGGGCCGGACCGCTGGTTCGCGGGCGCGCGGCCCGGCACCGTGCTGCCCACGCCCGCCTTCACCACCCGGGTCGACGCGGCGATCGCCGCGAACCTCGGCCCGCACACCGTCCAGCGGCACTGGGCGGGCGGCAGGCTCTCCTACGCCGATCTGCCGGGCCGGATCGGCTACTTCCGGATCACCCAGTTCGCCCGGTACACCGAGGAGGGCGACTACGCGGGCGACGTCGCCGAGTTGGACCGGGCGCTGGACGCGATCTTCACCCGGGCCCGCACCCAGGGCCCGACCGCGCTCCGCGGCCTCGTCCTGGACCTGCGGCTCAACGGCGGCGGCTCGGACGCCCTCGGCCTGCGGATCGCCTCCCGGCTCACCGACCGGCCCTACCTCGCGTACCGCAAGCGGGCCCGGAACGACCCGCGGCGCCCGGACCGCTTCACCGCGCCGGAACCGCTCACCGTCCGCCCGCACCGGGGGCCCGTCTACACGGGCCCGCTGGCCGTGCTCACCGGCCGGCTGACGATCAGCGCGGGCGAGACCTTCACCCAGTCCCTGATGGGCCGCTCCCCCGCGCCCACCCGGATCGGCGAGAACACCCAGGGCGTCTTCTCCGACGTGCTGGCGCGGGCGCTGCCCAACGGCTGGAGCCTCGGCCTGCCGAACGAGGAGTTCCTGACGGCCGGCGGCCGGACCTTCGACGGGCCCGGCATCCCGCCCGCCGTGCGCACCCCGGTCTTCACCGAGGCGGAGCTGTCCGCCCGGCGCGACCCGGCGCTGGCCCGGGCCCGGCAGCTGCTGGCGGGCGGCGGCGCGTAG